A segment of the Lolium perenne isolate Kyuss_39 chromosome 3, Kyuss_2.0, whole genome shotgun sequence genome:
CTTCGCCGTCCGTCGTCTGGGCCTCCAGATCCGGCGACCGCGGCCTCTATCAGCCACCTGCTAGCGCGCATCGGAGCTGGAGACGAAGGCGACGGCGGCCCCCGTCGCGGTTCGGCGGGGTCGGCGCCTACCGCATCAGCGCCAAGCCACCAGGAGGACGCCGTCGAGTTTGCTAGCTGCTTCCCCACGACCTAGGTGAGACTCTCCTCCTATCAACCTTCAATTGCTTCGCTGCTGCAAAAAAATGTCTTTTTACATCGCTGGACTGCTCAAACCGTTTCTCCTCTTTGGCGTGTTGAAACATGGCTGTGCTGATGTTTACCGGAGCTACTGCCAGCGGCCACATTTCCGAGCTCCTGTCGCAGACCACCTCCCAAACACATTTTTGTTTTGCACAACCAAAATTTCCCTTTTTGATCTTGTATTGGTAGGCGGTCTAGGGATCTTGCATCTATGGATGATGCCAACATGTCCGAATCAACGAAAAATGGCTGTGATGCATATGCGGTACTGAGGCTCTTGCATACTTTTCAGGTTGGCGCTGTGTCGGAGGGGAACCAGGACGAGGAAGCATTGTGGGCAACATCATGGAGGCACTAGCTCCTCTCTGTCGCAAGTTCCCTTGCTGCTTCTCCACGCACGACCAGGTCAGACTCGATCTCCTCCTACCATCTTCAGTTGCTTCTCTGCTGCGAGAATGCATCGCTGCTCTGCCTCATGCCGTATCTGTTCTGTGCTTCGATTTGTTGACAGTTGAGACAAGGCTGGGTGTTGTTGTCTGCTGCTGCTACCTACCGGAGCTGCTGCCAGCGGCCACATTTCCGTGCTCCTGGATGTCGCAGACCACCTCCCCAGCAAGCTGCTGCTGGTGAGCCAGCCCCTCTTCTCCATGTACAACAAAAAATTCTTCTTTGATGTTGTATTGGTAGGCAGTATAGGAATCTTGCATGTATGGATGTCAACATGTACTGAGTAAACGAAAATGGTTGTGATGCATATGCGGTACTGACTCTTGCATACATTTCAGGTAGGCTGTGTCGGAGGggaaccaggaggaggaggaagcgtgGTGGCCAATGCCATTGGCAGCATCCTCAAGTGCAGCGTGGAGGCACTCAGGTGGCAGAGAATCGCCTAGTGCATACTTATTACGATTGATATGCAGTCCAGAATTAATGCATGAATCTGTTGTAGATTAAATCCATGACTTGGTTCAGGTTGGTTGGACAGGAATTCGCCATGTTCCCTAGCATTGCTTCCTGTTCATGGACAGCAAGTTGTTGTTATGGGAAGATCGAGATAGGTGTGATGCATATCATCGCCTTATTATTGTACAGTCTTTGTGAAATATCTGTATTTGCTTTGCTGATCATGCTCTATTTTTTGTCCGAGGTTAACGAGGAGGAGTGAAGGACCGTGGttgccccttcttcttcttcttcttcttcttcttcttcttcttcttcttcaactcCATGTGTTTTATGGGGAAGTTTATAGCTCCTCTATGTGATTTCTAAGTCTTGTGTAGTATTTACACCTCAAATATGTGTGAAGCTTGAATTGCTTTCTTGGATATATGAAGCTTGTATATATGGCATATTTTCTTGATCTGTGCATATTTGGATGTCAAATGGGTTTGGTCTTGTGCGGCTTTTATTGCTGTATTTGTTGGTGTGTTATGAATGTGGATATCCGAGAATCTAGAGGAGTGCATGCTGAATTTTGTCTTAAGCTGATGATGTAGCTCAAGGTGTTTGCTGTGTTATATATGGTGGTTTGTTAGAGTAAGTAACTAGTAGGGTCTTGTATTCAGGAAGCTAGATTTAAGCCTGCATGTACGTACATACAAAAGGCCAGCCTGTATTATTTTTTTGTAATGTATGTAATGATGGTGGATTGATTTTGGGTTGGTGATCGAGTTGCATGGGATCGATCGTGTATGATTGGAGTGGAGTGGAGGTATTATACAAGTGGTGGAAAGGTGATGTGAAAAATTATTCAGCTAGGATGAACGAAACTGAAAATCAATGGCAGCTATAGATGCGCGAGCTAGAGAGAAATGAAAGTTTTTTCACATTAATTAAATGTTGTTGAGACAGGCTGGCGGCAGTCATCGTAGAAAAAGGGAGGCAAGGCAGTCACGTTGCTGGCGACAGAAAAGTTTGGGCTCCGAAGCGAAGAGATTTAAAAGGAGCCGTGCAGATTTAACAGCCTGGCAGGTGAAGGGCGAGTGACGCGGAGCAGGAGCGGACCAAATTGCCTTCCCAACCGCACCTCGGCTTCCAGAAGGCTGCCGGCGCCTACGCGGCATACTCCAAGCCAGGAGCGGAATAAGGGCGTTGACGGGTCGGCGCAGTTCTACTACGGCTCTCCAACGCACAGGGCTGGGCGCCGGTGTTCGACGTGCTGCGCCTCTTCCCGGACGACGGGTGCTCGTACCCGACGGTCTGCGGCGTGTGCACGGACGCGCAGTGCAGCTGCCCCGACGCGGCCAACTTCCGGCCGGTGGACTTCCGGCGGCCCAACCGCGGCTGCGTCCCAATAGCAACGCCGGCGACGTCGTGCGGCTCGTCACGGCGGCAGGGCACGCAGCACCGGCTGGTGTCGCTGCGGGACACGGGGTACTTCAACGACCACGCCACGAGCATGCGGGCCGTGGAGAGGGTGAGCGAGGAGGCGTGCAAGAAGGCATGCCTGGACGACTGCAAGTGCGCGGCGGCGCAGTTCTACTACGGCCCCGACGCCGGCGACGGGTTCTGCTACCTGCAGTCGGAGGTGTTGTCGATGCAGACGCTGCAGCCGGAGCTCGTGCACTACAACTCCACCATGCACATCAAGGTGCAGGCCAAATCGGCCAGGTCTTGACTCTTGTTGATCACTATAATTACAAGGT
Coding sequences within it:
- the LOC127345922 gene encoding uncharacterized protein isoform X8, with translation MEALAPLCRKFPCCFSTHDQLRQGWVLLSAAATYRSCCQRPHFRAPGCRRPPPQQAAAGEPAPLLHVGCVGGEPGGGGSVVANAIGSILKCSVEALRLNP
- the LOC127345922 gene encoding uncharacterized protein isoform X4 yields the protein MEALAPLCRKFPCCFSTHDQLRQGWVLLSAAATYRSCCQRPHFRAPGCRRPPPQQAAAGRLCRRGTRRRRKRGGQCHWQHPQVQRGGTQIKSMTWFRLVGQEFAMFPSIASCSWTASCCYGKIEIG
- the LOC127345922 gene encoding uncharacterized protein isoform X6, with amino-acid sequence MEALAPLCRKFPCCFSTHDQLRQGWVLLSAAATYRSCCQRPHFRAPGCRRPPPQQAAAGEPAPLLHVGCVGGEPGGGGSVVANAIGSILKCSVEALRNSPCSLALLPVHGQQVVVMGRSR
- the LOC127345922 gene encoding uncharacterized protein isoform X5 codes for the protein MEALAPLCRKFPCCFSTHDQLRQGWVLLSAAATYRSCCQRPHFRAPGCRRPPPQQAAAGEPAPLLHVGCVGGEPGGGGSVVANAIGSILKCSVEALRLVGQEFAMFPSIASCSWTASCCYGKIEIG
- the LOC127345922 gene encoding uncharacterized protein isoform X9 is translated as MEALAPLCRKFPCCFSTHDQLRQGWVLLSAAATYRSCCQRPHFRAPGCRRPPPQQAAAGRLCRRGTRRRRKRGGQCHWQHPQVQRGGTQVGWTGIRHVP
- the LOC127345922 gene encoding uncharacterized protein isoform X1, which codes for MEALAPLCRKFPCCFSTHDQLRQGWVLLSAAATYRSCCQRPHFRAPGCRRPPPQQAAAGRLCRRGTRRRRKRGGQCHWQHPQVQRGGTQIKSMTWFRLVGQEFAMFPSIASCSWTASCCYGKIEIGVMHIIALLLYSLCEISVFALLIMLYFLSEVNEEE
- the LOC127345922 gene encoding uncharacterized protein isoform X3 → MEALAPLCRKFPCCFSTHDQLRQGWVLLSAAATYRSCCQRPHFRAPGCRRPPPQQAAAGRLCRRGTRRRRKRGGQCHWQHPQVQRGGTQEFAMFPSIASCSWTASCCYGKIEIGVMHIIALLLYSLCEISVFALLIMLYFLSEVNEEE
- the LOC127345922 gene encoding uncharacterized protein isoform X7, with the translated sequence MEALAPLCRKFPCCFSTHDQLRQGWVLLSAAATYRSCCQRPHFRAPGCRRPPPQQAAAGRLCRRGTRRRRKRGGQCHWQHPQVQRGGTQEFAMFPSIASCSWTASCCYGKIEIG
- the LOC127345922 gene encoding uncharacterized protein isoform X2 — its product is MEALAPLCRKFPCCFSTHDQLRQGWVLLSAAATYRSCCQRPHFRAPGCRRPPPQQAAAGEPAPLLHVGCVGGEPGGGGSVVANAIGSILKCSVEALRLVGQEFAMFPSIASCSWTASCCYGKIEIGVMHIIALLLYSLCEISVFALLIMLYFLSEVNEEE